A genomic stretch from Bacteroidota bacterium includes:
- a CDS encoding bifunctional riboflavin kinase/FAD synthetase: protein MKIYRSLRDYEAGPSPVVTLGTFDGVHPGHQAILRRVLAAAHRLQGEAVVITFHPHPRKILPHSTAPGLLSTLQEKEEKLRELGIHKLLVIPFTQDFSQLEPADFVQAVLLNAVRAQRVVVGYDHRFGKNRTGDLALLERIAAEKGFAVEEIPAQEIDHAKVSSTRIREALLTGQVAIAQRLLGYAYSLQATVVHGDKRGRQLGWPTANLLPTSPEKLLPATGVYAVRVHYHHHAYLGMMNIGTRPTVDGLNLVPEVHLLNFEGDLYGQQLQVDFIDRIRDERKFHSLEELKAQLAADAEQARRMMDGPR from the coding sequence GTGAAGATCTACCGCAGCCTGAGAGACTATGAGGCTGGCCCCAGCCCCGTGGTAACGCTGGGCACCTTCGACGGGGTGCACCCTGGGCACCAGGCAATCCTCCGGCGAGTGCTGGCCGCTGCCCACCGCCTGCAGGGCGAGGCCGTGGTCATTACCTTCCACCCACACCCGCGCAAGATCCTGCCCCACAGCACAGCACCCGGGCTGCTGAGTACCCTGCAGGAAAAAGAGGAGAAACTGCGCGAACTGGGCATACACAAGCTGCTGGTTATCCCCTTTACCCAGGATTTTTCGCAACTAGAACCGGCCGATTTTGTACAGGCTGTGCTACTAAACGCTGTGCGCGCCCAGCGGGTAGTGGTAGGCTACGATCATCGCTTTGGCAAAAACCGAACTGGAGACCTGGCACTGTTGGAGCGAATTGCAGCCGAAAAAGGCTTTGCAGTGGAAGAAATACCAGCCCAAGAGATAGACCATGCCAAGGTAAGCAGCACCCGCATACGCGAGGCCCTACTGACAGGGCAGGTGGCCATAGCCCAGCGGCTGCTGGGCTATGCCTACAGCCTGCAGGCCACCGTGGTGCACGGCGATAAGCGCGGGCGCCAGTTGGGCTGGCCCACGGCCAACCTACTGCCCACCAGCCCCGAGAAGCTGCTGCCGGCCACAGGCGTATACGCCGTACGTGTGCACTACCACCACCATGCCTACCTGGGCATGATGAACATAGGCACCCGCCCCACCGTAGACGGCCTAAACCTGGTGCCAGAGGTGCACCTGCTCAACTTTGAGGGCGACCTGTACGGCCAGCAACTGCAAGTAGATTTTATAGACCGCATCCGCGACGAGCGCAAGTTTCACAGCCTGGAGGAGCTAAAGGCCCAGCTAGCCGCCGATGCCGAACAGGCGCGCAGGATGATGGATGGGCCGCGATAG
- a CDS encoding HD domain-containing protein, whose protein sequence is MPAPPAAKLFNDPIHGFIEVRRGLALQLADHPYLQRLRRIQQLGLGSLVFPGATHARFSHALGAYHLVSQALRSLREKGVYISEAEYEATQLAILLHDIGHAPFSHALEHLLVPGLHHETMSLALMKQLNRETGGRLELAMQIFTGSYPAPYLHQLVSGQLDMDRLDYLTRDSFFTGVAEGIVGTDRILKTLNVANRELVVEQKGVYAVEKFLIARRLMYWQVYLHKASVVAEAMLIGILKRARTLLLAGAPLPCEPNLHHLLALPETPAQLDEQLIDPYTALDDTDIWFHIKRWQQQPDRVLSLLCQGILHRRLLKIRVQDQPFGEDEVAEQRSLCQARLGLDADEAAYFVHTARLSNQAYAPTGEGRRIQVLRKDGSLTDIAEASDPGMVAQLSRPVYKYFLCYPAEHTL, encoded by the coding sequence ATGCCTGCACCCCCAGCTGCCAAGCTGTTTAACGACCCCATCCACGGCTTCATAGAAGTGCGCAGGGGCCTGGCCCTACAGCTGGCAGACCACCCCTACCTGCAGCGGCTGCGGCGTATCCAGCAGCTGGGGCTGGGCAGCCTGGTTTTTCCGGGGGCCACCCATGCACGCTTCAGCCATGCCCTGGGTGCCTACCACCTGGTAAGCCAGGCCCTGCGCAGCCTGCGCGAAAAGGGTGTGTACATCAGCGAGGCAGAGTATGAAGCCACCCAACTGGCCATCCTGCTGCACGATATAGGCCACGCGCCCTTTAGCCATGCCCTGGAGCACCTGCTGGTGCCGGGCCTGCACCACGAAACCATGAGCCTGGCCCTGATGAAGCAGCTGAACCGCGAAACCGGCGGGCGGCTAGAGCTGGCCATGCAGATTTTTACCGGAAGCTACCCAGCCCCCTACCTGCACCAGCTGGTGAGCGGCCAGCTGGATATGGACCGGCTGGACTACCTGACGCGCGACAGCTTCTTCACCGGTGTGGCCGAGGGCATAGTGGGCACCGACCGAATCCTGAAAACCCTGAATGTAGCTAACCGAGAGCTGGTAGTGGAACAGAAGGGCGTATATGCAGTAGAAAAATTCCTGATAGCCCGCCGGCTGATGTACTGGCAGGTGTATCTGCACAAAGCATCGGTGGTGGCAGAGGCTATGCTCATCGGCATCCTGAAACGCGCCCGAACCCTGCTGCTGGCCGGGGCCCCCCTACCCTGCGAACCCAACCTGCACCACCTGCTGGCCCTGCCAGAAACACCCGCCCAGCTGGATGAGCAGCTAATCGACCCATACACAGCCCTGGACGACACCGACATCTGGTTCCACATCAAACGCTGGCAGCAGCAGCCCGACAGGGTGCTGAGCCTGCTGTGCCAGGGCATCCTGCACCGCCGCCTGCTGAAGATCCGCGTGCAAGACCAGCCCTTTGGCGAAGACGAGGTGGCCGAGCAGCGCAGCCTGTGCCAAGCCCGGCTGGGCCTGGATGCCGATGAGGCAGCCTACTTTGTACACACCGCCCGGCTGAGCAACCAGGCCTATGCCCCCACCGGCGAGGGACGCCGCATACAGGTTCTGCGCAAAGACGGTAGCCTGACCGATATAGCCGAGGCCAGCGACCCAGGCATGGTGGCCCAGCTCTCCAGGCCAGTGTACAAGTACTTTCTGTGCTACCCGGCCGAGCACACACTGTAG
- a CDS encoding threonylcarbamoyl-AMP synthase, with protein MLLRIYPDNPAPRHIRQVVEQLRAGGVVIYPTDTVYGLGCDLFSKKAIERVCQLKHINPRDFQYTILCQDVAQALEYTRQVSNTTFKILKRVLPGPYTFILPAGKKLPHFSVSPRKTIGIRVVDNGIVTEMVRQLGNPLITTSLKHEDDILEYRTDPELIHERFGKQVDLVIHGGYGGNVPSTIVDLSDEEHPVLLREGLGDPNKLDIDWEDGTA; from the coding sequence ATGCTGCTACGCATTTACCCCGATAATCCGGCACCGCGCCACATCCGGCAGGTGGTAGAGCAGCTGCGGGCCGGGGGCGTAGTTATCTACCCCACCGACACGGTGTATGGCCTGGGCTGCGACCTATTCAGCAAGAAAGCCATCGAGCGGGTGTGCCAGCTGAAGCATATCAACCCCCGCGATTTTCAGTACACCATCCTATGCCAGGATGTGGCCCAGGCACTGGAGTACACCCGACAGGTAAGCAATACCACCTTCAAGATCCTGAAGCGGGTGCTGCCCGGCCCCTATACCTTCATCCTGCCTGCGGGCAAAAAGCTGCCGCACTTCAGCGTAAGCCCCCGCAAAACCATAGGCATACGGGTGGTGGATAATGGCATCGTAACCGAAATGGTGCGCCAGCTGGGCAACCCGCTCATCACCACCTCGCTAAAGCACGAGGACGACATCCTGGAATACCGCACCGACCCGGAGCTGATACACGAACGCTTTGGCAAACAGGTAGACCTGGTAATACACGGCGGCTATGGGGGCAACGTGCCCAGCACCATTGTGGACCTGAGCGACGAGGAGCACCCTGTGCTGCTGCGCGAGGGCCTGGGCGACCCCAATAAACTGGATATAGACTGGGAAGATGGAACCGCTTAG